One genomic window of Arthrobacter sp. KBS0703 includes the following:
- a CDS encoding NAD(P)/FAD-dependent oxidoreductase, which translates to MTLESIIIAGGGLAGATAARTLRAEGFQGNITVAAAEAHHPYIRPPLSKEYLLGKAGEDAVEVVPETWYAENNVNLRLGAPVAGVDPSARIVRYADGATERYGALLLATGAAPRQIPLPGSGLDGVTTFRTLDDSRRLRGQLAAGGRKVVLIGSGWIGMELAAAASTYGNEVTLLGLEEVPLGGAIGPDLGRFFRSLHEGYGVQFRLPASATEITGHAGSATGVLTNSGEHLPADVVVIAVGVVPDTALASSAGLEIRNGVLTDASLRTSAPDIFAAGDVANALHPFTGGHHRSEHWANALNGGKVAAKAMLGQEAVLDAIPYFYTDQFDVSMEYSGFPTLAAGSAPVIRGSLEAKEFVAFWQRDGRVVAGMNVNWPRTGKPGAQKTIKALISARSEVAAAALADAAVPFDQLIPEP; encoded by the coding sequence ATGACTCTTGAGAGCATCATCATCGCCGGTGGCGGCCTGGCGGGGGCCACCGCGGCACGCACGCTGCGCGCCGAAGGCTTCCAGGGCAACATCACCGTCGCCGCGGCCGAAGCGCATCATCCCTACATCAGGCCCCCGCTGTCCAAGGAATACCTGCTGGGAAAAGCCGGTGAGGACGCCGTCGAGGTGGTTCCGGAAACCTGGTACGCCGAAAACAACGTCAACCTGCGCCTCGGCGCTCCCGTGGCCGGCGTCGATCCTTCCGCCCGCATCGTCCGCTACGCCGACGGGGCAACCGAACGGTACGGAGCCCTGCTGCTCGCCACGGGCGCGGCGCCCCGGCAGATTCCGCTGCCCGGCAGCGGGCTCGACGGCGTTACGACGTTCCGCACGCTGGATGACAGCCGCCGCCTGCGCGGGCAACTCGCGGCCGGTGGCCGGAAGGTGGTCCTCATCGGCTCCGGCTGGATAGGAATGGAACTGGCGGCAGCCGCGAGCACCTACGGCAACGAAGTCACCCTGCTGGGACTCGAGGAGGTTCCGCTCGGCGGGGCGATCGGTCCGGACCTGGGCAGGTTCTTCCGGTCGCTGCACGAGGGCTACGGTGTCCAATTCCGGCTGCCGGCTTCCGCTACGGAGATCACGGGGCACGCAGGAAGCGCCACGGGCGTCCTGACCAATTCGGGCGAGCATCTGCCGGCAGACGTTGTGGTCATCGCCGTGGGCGTGGTTCCCGACACCGCCCTGGCCAGTTCAGCCGGCCTCGAGATCCGTAACGGGGTCCTCACCGATGCCTCACTGCGGACCAGCGCCCCGGATATTTTCGCGGCGGGCGACGTCGCCAACGCGCTGCATCCGTTCACGGGTGGGCACCACCGCAGCGAACACTGGGCCAACGCGCTGAACGGAGGCAAGGTGGCGGCCAAGGCCATGCTCGGTCAGGAGGCCGTCCTGGACGCCATTCCCTACTTCTACACCGATCAGTTCGACGTCAGCATGGAGTACTCGGGATTCCCCACACTCGCGGCGGGGTCTGCTCCCGTCATCCGCGGCTCGCTCGAAGCGAAGGAATTCGTTGCCTTCTGGCAGCGGGACGGGCGCGTGGTGGCGGGGATGAACGTCAACTGGCCGCGCACCGGCAAGCCGGGCGCACAGAAGACCATCAAGGCCCTCATCTCGGCCCGCTCCGAGGTGGCGGCGGCCGCCCTGGCGGACGCGGCAGTCCCCTTTGATCAGCTGATTCCCGAACCCTGA
- the mnmA gene encoding tRNA 2-thiouridine(34) synthase MnmA — translation MRVLAAMSGGVDSAVAAARAVDAGHDVVGVHLALSRMPGTLRTGSRGCCTIEDSRDAWRACDVLGIPYYVWDFSERFKEDVVQDFIDEYAAGRTPNPCMRCNERIKFAALLEKAIALGFDAVCTGHYAKVITDADGNPELHRAADWAKDQSYVLGVLTHEQLKHSMFPLADTPSKAEVRAEAERRGLSVANKPDSHDICFIPDGDTAGWLAEKIEMSTGDIVDETGSKVGEHPGANAFTVGQRRGLKLGRPAADGKPRFVLEIRPKENKVVVGPEALLAIDEIRGIKVSWAGLPIAEVGTGAEFDCYAQVRAHGDPVPATARMERMADDAGVLRDRLVVTLTDPLRGVAPGQTVVLYQGSRVLGQATIDAARSLQRAELN, via the coding sequence ATGCGAGTTCTAGCAGCTATGAGCGGCGGAGTTGACTCCGCCGTCGCCGCCGCCCGCGCCGTCGACGCGGGGCACGACGTCGTCGGCGTTCACCTGGCGCTGTCCAGGATGCCGGGCACCCTGCGCACGGGAAGCCGCGGCTGCTGCACCATTGAGGACTCGCGCGACGCGTGGCGCGCCTGTGACGTTCTGGGAATCCCTTACTACGTGTGGGACTTTTCCGAGCGGTTCAAGGAAGACGTGGTCCAGGACTTTATCGACGAGTACGCTGCCGGCCGGACGCCCAACCCCTGCATGCGCTGCAATGAGCGCATCAAGTTCGCGGCCCTGCTGGAGAAGGCCATCGCCCTTGGCTTCGACGCCGTCTGCACCGGCCACTACGCGAAGGTGATCACCGACGCCGACGGCAACCCCGAGCTGCACCGCGCCGCTGACTGGGCCAAGGACCAGAGCTACGTCCTCGGGGTGTTGACCCATGAGCAGCTCAAGCACTCGATGTTTCCCCTCGCGGACACACCCTCCAAGGCCGAGGTCCGGGCGGAAGCGGAACGGCGCGGCCTGTCCGTCGCCAACAAGCCGGACAGCCACGATATCTGCTTCATCCCGGACGGGGACACCGCCGGCTGGCTCGCCGAGAAGATTGAGATGAGCACCGGCGACATCGTTGACGAAACCGGTTCCAAGGTTGGCGAGCACCCGGGGGCAAATGCCTTCACGGTCGGCCAGCGTCGTGGCCTCAAGCTCGGCCGGCCTGCCGCCGACGGGAAGCCCAGGTTCGTGCTGGAAATCCGGCCCAAGGAAAACAAGGTGGTGGTCGGGCCGGAGGCGCTGCTCGCCATCGACGAGATCCGCGGCATCAAGGTTTCCTGGGCGGGGCTGCCCATCGCCGAGGTGGGCACAGGGGCGGAGTTTGACTGCTATGCGCAGGTGCGCGCCCACGGCGACCCCGTCCCCGCGACGGCCCGCATGGAGCGGATGGCCGATGACGCCGGAGTGCTGCGCGACCGCCTCGTGGTTACGCTGACTGATCCCCTTCGCGGAGTCGCCCCCGGACAGACGGTGGTCCTGTACCAGGGCAGCCGGGTCCTCGGCCAAGCCACCATCGACGCCGCGCGTTCGTTGCAGCGCGCTGAACTCAACTGA
- a CDS encoding ABC transporter substrate-binding protein has protein sequence MAMNKKALQGAIAFAGISAFALTACTGPSGGGGTTTGSAGGGTITYGTTDKVVTLDPAGSYDAGSFMVMNQIYPFLMNSKPGSADASPDIAESASFTTPTEYTVKLKPGLKFANGHALTSSDVKFSIDRVVKIADPNGPASLLGNLKSVAAKDDSTVVFTLKAGNDQVFPGVLASNSGPIVDEEVFPADKIMGDDEIVKAKPFAGPYTIESYKKNELVSLKANPDYQGLLGKPANDGANIKYYADSNNLKLDVQQGNIDVAGRSLTATDAADLEKDSKVKVHKGPGGELRYIVFNFDTMPFGAKSADADPKKALAVRQAMADLVDRDAIATQVYKGTYLPAYSVVPDGFAGAIQPLKEMYGDGSGKPSLDKAKKAFADAGITGTVNIKLQYNPDHYGKSSGDEYAMIKEQLEKSGLFKVDLQSTEWVTYSKARTADAYPVYQLGWFPDYSDADNYLTPFFVPGNFLKNHYENPAVTDLVSKQLTTVDKAEREKVLGEAQTAVAKDLSTLPLLQGAQLMVAGADVKGVEKTLDASFKTRLGVISK, from the coding sequence ATGGCAATGAACAAAAAGGCCTTGCAGGGCGCTATCGCGTTCGCAGGCATTTCCGCTTTCGCATTGACTGCCTGCACGGGCCCCTCCGGCGGCGGCGGAACAACCACCGGCAGCGCTGGCGGTGGCACCATCACCTATGGCACCACCGACAAGGTGGTAACTCTCGATCCGGCCGGTTCCTACGACGCCGGTTCCTTCATGGTCATGAACCAGATCTATCCGTTCCTCATGAACTCCAAGCCCGGATCTGCCGATGCTTCCCCCGACATCGCCGAATCTGCGTCCTTCACCACCCCGACGGAATACACCGTCAAGCTCAAGCCGGGCCTCAAGTTCGCCAACGGCCACGCGCTGACGTCCTCGGACGTGAAGTTCTCCATCGACCGCGTAGTCAAGATCGCTGACCCCAACGGCCCGGCGTCACTGCTGGGCAACCTGAAGTCAGTGGCAGCCAAGGACGATTCCACGGTCGTCTTCACGCTCAAGGCCGGCAACGACCAGGTGTTCCCGGGTGTCCTCGCATCCAACTCCGGCCCGATCGTCGACGAAGAGGTCTTCCCGGCGGACAAGATCATGGGCGACGACGAAATCGTCAAGGCCAAGCCCTTTGCCGGGCCGTACACCATTGAGAGCTACAAGAAGAACGAGCTGGTCAGCCTCAAGGCCAACCCGGACTACCAGGGCCTCCTCGGCAAACCGGCCAACGACGGCGCCAACATCAAGTACTACGCCGACTCCAACAACCTGAAGCTGGACGTTCAGCAGGGCAACATCGACGTCGCCGGCCGCAGCCTTACAGCCACCGACGCCGCAGACCTGGAAAAGGACTCGAAGGTCAAGGTCCACAAGGGTCCCGGCGGCGAGTTGCGCTACATCGTGTTCAACTTCGACACCATGCCGTTCGGCGCCAAGTCCGCCGACGCCGATCCCAAGAAGGCCCTCGCAGTGCGCCAGGCCATGGCCGACCTGGTGGACCGTGACGCCATCGCCACGCAGGTGTACAAGGGCACCTACCTGCCGGCGTACTCCGTGGTTCCGGACGGATTCGCCGGCGCCATCCAGCCGCTCAAAGAAATGTACGGCGACGGCAGCGGCAAGCCCAGCCTGGACAAGGCCAAGAAGGCCTTCGCCGACGCCGGCATCACCGGCACCGTCAACATCAAGCTCCAGTACAATCCGGACCACTACGGCAAGTCCTCGGGCGACGAATACGCCATGATCAAGGAACAGCTGGAGAAGTCGGGCCTGTTCAAGGTGGACCTCCAGTCCACCGAATGGGTCACCTACTCCAAGGCACGCACCGCGGACGCCTACCCGGTCTACCAGCTCGGCTGGTTCCCGGACTACTCCGACGCTGACAACTACCTGACGCCGTTCTTCGTGCCCGGCAACTTCCTCAAGAACCACTACGAGAACCCGGCTGTTACGGATCTCGTCAGCAAGCAGCTCACCACGGTTGACAAGGCCGAACGCGAAAAGGTGCTGGGCGAAGCCCAGACGGCCGTCGCCAAGGACCTGTCCACGCTGCCGCTGCTGCAGGGTGCCCAGCTGATGGTGGCGGGAGCGGACGTCAAGGGTGTTGAAAAGACCCTCGATGCATCGTTCAAGACCCGTCTCGGCGTAATCTCCAAGTAG
- a CDS encoding ABC transporter permease, producing the protein MTTLIEAPPTDADGLLPSKKKKSGGGLGQYIMIRFLLIFPTIFILVTMVFFLMRITGDPVTAAMGGRLPPEQLQERIHAAGYDRPLLVQYFEYLAQLATGNFGTTLSDNRRVTEMLATYGAATLELTINALIVALLVGIPLGMIAAHRRDHAPDAVLRVFAILCYATPVFFAGLLLKLTFSVWLGWLPVAGRAKTSSELALTGLQAPTGIYWLDAIRSGNVAALGDVMAHAVLPAVALGLLTAGIFLRLVRTNVIGTLGRDYVEAGRSRGVSEFRLVTKHAYKPALIPIITVMGLQIAVMLGGAVLTEKTFEWQGLGFQLANYLTARDFVAVQGIVVLLAVIVAVTNFIVDIVAALIDPRVRY; encoded by the coding sequence ATGACAACACTGATTGAGGCGCCGCCAACCGACGCCGACGGCCTTCTGCCGTCAAAGAAGAAGAAGTCCGGTGGGGGACTGGGCCAGTACATCATGATCAGGTTCCTCCTGATCTTTCCCACCATATTCATCCTGGTCACCATGGTGTTCTTCCTCATGCGGATCACCGGTGATCCTGTCACGGCCGCTATGGGCGGCCGGCTACCGCCGGAGCAGCTGCAGGAGCGGATCCATGCTGCGGGCTACGACCGCCCGCTCCTGGTCCAGTACTTCGAGTACCTGGCACAGCTTGCCACCGGGAACTTCGGAACCACGCTGTCGGACAACCGCAGGGTCACCGAGATGCTGGCCACGTACGGCGCGGCCACCCTCGAACTGACCATCAACGCCCTGATCGTCGCGCTTCTGGTGGGCATTCCCCTCGGCATGATCGCTGCCCACCGTCGTGATCACGCTCCCGACGCCGTGCTGCGCGTGTTCGCGATCCTCTGCTACGCCACGCCGGTATTCTTCGCGGGCCTGCTGCTGAAACTGACGTTCTCGGTGTGGCTCGGCTGGCTCCCGGTGGCGGGGCGCGCCAAGACGTCCAGCGAACTGGCACTCACCGGACTGCAGGCACCCACCGGCATCTATTGGCTCGATGCAATCCGCAGCGGCAATGTGGCGGCCCTGGGCGATGTGATGGCGCATGCCGTCCTTCCCGCAGTTGCCCTGGGGCTCCTGACAGCCGGCATCTTCCTCCGGCTGGTGAGGACCAACGTGATCGGCACGCTCGGCCGGGACTACGTCGAGGCAGGGCGTTCCCGCGGTGTAAGCGAATTCCGTCTGGTCACCAAACACGCCTACAAGCCCGCGCTGATCCCCATCATCACCGTGATGGGCCTCCAGATCGCAGTGATGCTCGGCGGCGCCGTGCTGACGGAAAAGACCTTCGAGTGGCAGGGTCTCGGCTTCCAGCTGGCCAACTACCTGACGGCCCGCGACTTTGTGGCGGTTCAGGGCATTGTGGTGCTCCTGGCCGTCATCGTGGCCGTCACCAACTTCATCGTGGACATCGTGGCCGCGCTGATCGATCCCCGCGTGAGGTACTGA
- a CDS encoding ABC transporter permease: MSTNVPVETTVDHRAPLFKRLPVISHFNKSVGLQRGMLVMGLVLTGTFLLTAIFAPLIAPFGFAQLSDADGSFPTQEPPGGKHLWGTTVGGYDVLSRVVWGSQTAVFVIVVAVLLSIFAGVILGLVSGYIGGWLDRILVVVADAIYAFPSLLVAIVMAIVISGGQSSLFGGVMAAAISITVVFIPQYFRVIRAETIRLKAEPFVESAKVVGASSIRIMSRHIYRNATRTLPLIFTLNASEAILTLAGLGFLGFGIEPSSAAEWGFDLNKALADTTSGIWWTGVFPGLAIVWTVLGLTLVGESINDLNDPRLRGRKKAASGKGGPDSTAGAQAAIDAEVRSS, translated from the coding sequence ATGAGTACGAATGTTCCGGTGGAAACCACCGTGGATCACAGGGCTCCGCTGTTCAAGCGGCTCCCCGTCATTTCGCATTTCAACAAGAGCGTGGGGCTGCAGCGGGGGATGCTCGTCATGGGCCTCGTCCTGACCGGGACGTTCCTGTTGACCGCCATCTTTGCACCGCTCATTGCTCCCTTCGGCTTTGCCCAGCTTTCCGACGCCGACGGCAGCTTTCCCACGCAGGAACCGCCCGGCGGCAAGCATCTGTGGGGCACTACCGTGGGTGGCTACGATGTTCTTTCCCGCGTCGTCTGGGGTTCCCAGACGGCGGTCTTCGTCATCGTTGTAGCTGTACTGCTGTCCATCTTCGCCGGCGTCATCCTGGGCCTGGTCAGCGGCTACATCGGCGGCTGGCTGGACCGCATCCTGGTGGTCGTTGCAGACGCCATTTATGCCTTCCCCTCGCTGCTCGTGGCCATTGTCATGGCCATCGTCATCAGCGGCGGCCAGTCGAGCCTCTTCGGCGGCGTGATGGCGGCAGCCATCTCCATCACCGTCGTGTTCATTCCCCAGTACTTCCGGGTCATCCGGGCCGAGACCATCCGGCTTAAGGCTGAGCCGTTCGTCGAATCGGCCAAGGTAGTGGGCGCATCGAGCATCCGCATCATGAGCAGGCACATTTATCGGAACGCCACGCGGACCCTTCCGCTGATTTTCACCCTGAACGCTTCCGAGGCGATCCTGACCCTTGCCGGCCTGGGCTTCCTGGGATTCGGCATCGAGCCCTCCTCGGCCGCTGAATGGGGCTTCGACCTCAACAAGGCCCTGGCGGACACAACCTCCGGCATCTGGTGGACGGGTGTATTCCCCGGCCTCGCCATCGTCTGGACCGTACTGGGACTCACCCTGGTGGGCGAGAGCATCAACGACCTGAACGATCCGCGCCTTCGAGGCCGCAAGAAAGCTGCCTCCGGCAAGGGCGGGCCGGACTCGACCGCAGGTGCGCAGGCAGCCATCGACGCAGAAGTGAGAAGCTCATGA
- a CDS encoding ABC transporter ATP-binding protein gives MTVNIDRRGTGTGPVLDIDHLEVTFATDAGDVHAVKDVSLQVNPGEVLAIVGESGSGKTVTAKTILGLLPETATSRGAVLINGNNVISVSARELRQIRGRDVAMVFQEPSTALNPVFTVGWQIAEGIRAHSGGPGGRRVSAKDAKTRAIEALGKVGIPDPETRVNYYPHQFSGGQKQRVVIAAALALNPGLIVADEPTTALDVTVQAEILELLRDLRDKYGTSIVLITHNMGVVADLADRVVVMYQGDVVEEASVKTLFAEPRQDYTRKLLAAVPHLGRNSASEGMTERAHQGGKVLVEAKGLTIEYPGRLGSPAFKAVDGVSFTVSEGEVFGLVGESGSGKTTIGRAIAGLNRTTGGSLSVLGYEMLNLKERTFKPLRKDIGFVFQDPAASFNPQLTIGDCVAEPLIIHTNPSAAQARKRVGELLESVQLPASYADRFPHELSGGQRQRASLARALILNPKLLIADEPTSALDVSVQAKVLELFKEIQREFGFAALFISHDLAVVDMLSHWVGVLYKGKLVEQGIGQHVMGAPQHDYTKRLIASLPVPDPAEQAKRREDHRALLGI, from the coding sequence ATGACCGTCAACATCGACAGGAGAGGCACCGGCACAGGCCCGGTCCTCGACATTGACCACCTCGAGGTCACCTTCGCCACCGACGCCGGCGATGTACATGCCGTCAAGGACGTCAGCCTCCAGGTCAACCCCGGCGAGGTCCTGGCCATCGTCGGCGAATCCGGTTCCGGCAAAACAGTCACCGCCAAGACCATCCTCGGCCTGCTGCCCGAAACGGCCACCAGCCGCGGAGCCGTGCTGATCAACGGAAACAACGTCATCAGCGTCAGTGCCAGGGAGCTCCGGCAGATCCGGGGACGCGACGTGGCCATGGTGTTCCAGGAGCCGTCCACGGCCCTGAACCCGGTATTCACCGTCGGCTGGCAGATCGCCGAAGGCATCCGGGCGCATTCCGGCGGTCCCGGCGGAAGGCGGGTTTCGGCCAAGGACGCGAAGACCAGGGCCATCGAGGCCCTGGGGAAAGTGGGGATTCCGGATCCGGAAACGCGGGTCAACTACTATCCGCACCAGTTCTCCGGCGGGCAGAAGCAGCGCGTGGTCATTGCCGCTGCCCTCGCGCTGAATCCTGGCCTCATCGTGGCGGACGAACCCACCACGGCTCTGGACGTCACCGTGCAGGCCGAGATCCTGGAGCTCCTGCGGGACCTGCGGGACAAGTACGGAACCTCCATCGTGCTGATCACGCACAACATGGGGGTCGTGGCAGACCTCGCCGACCGCGTCGTGGTGATGTACCAGGGCGACGTCGTGGAGGAGGCGTCGGTCAAGACCCTGTTTGCCGAACCGCGGCAGGACTACACCAGAAAACTGCTGGCTGCCGTCCCCCACCTCGGCCGGAACTCGGCCTCGGAAGGGATGACGGAACGGGCGCACCAGGGCGGCAAGGTGCTGGTGGAGGCCAAAGGCCTGACCATCGAATACCCTGGCCGGCTGGGCAGCCCCGCCTTCAAAGCCGTGGACGGTGTGAGCTTCACGGTGTCCGAGGGCGAGGTCTTTGGCCTCGTGGGCGAGTCAGGTTCCGGCAAAACCACCATCGGCCGTGCCATTGCGGGGCTCAACCGCACCACGGGCGGAAGCCTCAGCGTGCTCGGCTACGAGATGCTCAACCTCAAGGAGCGGACCTTCAAGCCGCTTCGCAAGGACATCGGATTCGTGTTCCAGGACCCGGCAGCGTCGTTCAATCCCCAGCTGACCATCGGGGACTGTGTGGCGGAGCCGCTGATCATCCACACAAATCCGTCGGCGGCGCAGGCGCGCAAACGCGTCGGCGAGCTGCTCGAATCAGTTCAGTTGCCGGCGTCGTACGCTGACCGCTTTCCGCACGAACTGTCCGGCGGGCAGCGCCAGCGGGCATCGCTGGCGCGGGCCCTGATCCTCAACCCGAAGCTGCTGATCGCCGACGAGCCCACCTCCGCGCTGGACGTTTCGGTGCAGGCGAAGGTGCTGGAGCTATTCAAGGAAATCCAGCGGGAGTTCGGATTCGCAGCCCTGTTCATCAGCCACGACCTGGCCGTGGTGGACATGCTGTCGCACTGGGTGGGGGTGCTGTACAAGGGCAAGCTGGTTGAACAGGGGATCGGCCAGCATGTCATGGGTGCGCCCCAGCACGATTACACCAAGCGACTCATCGCGTCGCTCCCGGTTCCGGATCCGGCCGAGCAGGCCAAGCGCAGGGAGGACCACCGCGCCCTCCTGGGCATCTAG
- a CDS encoding NADPH-dependent F420 reductase: protein MRIAVLGTGTVGRTLAGKLVQTGHQVTIGSRSATNAAALEWAAGAGPQAKAATFFDAAADGEVIINATPGAVSLDVLAAASTKNLDGKVLLDVANPLDLSAGFPPSLSISNTDSLAETIQRSFPTTRVVKALNTMRADVMVAPDRLAGGDHDVFMAGDDAQAKEVVAGLLREFGWRPEHIRDLGALEAARGMEMWLPLWLRIFLRQGDRVFNIKVVSE from the coding sequence ATGAGGATTGCAGTTCTCGGCACCGGCACGGTGGGCAGGACCCTGGCCGGAAAACTGGTCCAGACGGGGCACCAGGTCACCATCGGATCCCGGAGTGCCACCAATGCGGCGGCGCTGGAGTGGGCCGCTGGTGCAGGCCCGCAGGCGAAGGCCGCCACGTTCTTCGACGCCGCTGCGGACGGCGAAGTGATCATCAATGCCACTCCCGGAGCCGTATCGCTGGACGTGTTGGCCGCCGCCAGCACGAAGAACCTGGACGGCAAGGTGCTCCTTGATGTGGCGAATCCGCTGGACCTTTCGGCGGGCTTCCCGCCGTCGCTCTCCATCTCCAATACGGACAGCCTGGCGGAAACCATCCAGCGGTCCTTCCCCACGACCCGCGTGGTCAAAGCCCTGAACACCATGCGGGCCGACGTCATGGTGGCTCCGGACCGCCTGGCCGGCGGCGACCACGACGTGTTCATGGCCGGCGACGACGCCCAGGCCAAGGAAGTGGTGGCCGGGCTGCTGCGGGAATTTGGCTGGCGGCCCGAACACATCCGGGATCTGGGCGCCCTCGAAGCGGCGCGGGGGATGGAGATGTGGCTTCCGCTGTGGCTCCGCATCTTCCTCCGGCAAGGCGACCGCGTCTTCAACATCAAGGTGGTTTCCGAGTAA
- a CDS encoding chorismate mutase, with product MTELNHDLPDTDSYDPAASSLAGHVDPSVMAELLSIRSSIDNIDATLVYLLAERFKATQKVGFLKAAHRLPAGDPGRETAQIARLRRLAEDAQLDPAFAEKFLNFIIGEVIRHHEAIAEDHNAAGGNNRAGGASPGAATGMPAAGPSTSLNA from the coding sequence ATGACCGAGCTAAACCATGATCTGCCTGACACCGACTCCTACGACCCCGCCGCGAGTTCCCTCGCCGGGCATGTGGATCCTTCAGTGATGGCGGAACTGTTGTCGATCCGGTCGAGCATCGACAACATCGATGCGACCCTGGTGTACCTCCTGGCGGAGCGGTTCAAAGCCACCCAGAAGGTGGGTTTCCTCAAGGCGGCGCACCGGCTTCCGGCGGGGGATCCCGGACGTGAGACCGCCCAGATCGCCCGGCTGCGCCGGCTCGCCGAGGATGCCCAGCTGGACCCGGCCTTCGCGGAAAAATTCCTGAACTTCATCATTGGCGAGGTGATCCGCCACCACGAGGCGATCGCCGAGGACCACAACGCGGCCGGCGGCAACAACCGGGCCGGCGGCGCGTCACCCGGGGCCGCAACAGGCATGCCCGCTGCCGGCCCTTCCACCTCGCTCAACGCCTAA
- a CDS encoding DUF58 domain-containing protein, with protein sequence MAISGRLVLLALSGLCPVLLFPGWEAALAVLLVLTALVLVDLGLAASVAHVSVARSTPGNVTLAGTADSVLTVHNTGKRALRALVRDAWQPSAGAVNPVQETEVPPGERRRLTVRLRPTRRGDLTAPHVTLRSFGPLRLAARQKTLECPGSVRVLPPFNSRRHLPSKLRRLRELDGKAAVQIRGAGTEFDSLRDYVRGDDVRSIDWRATARRSAVVVRTWRPERDRRVVIMLDTSRTAAARINDEPRLDTGIEAALLLAVLAERGGDRVDFFAFDRRTRARAGTAAGGNLLGQLVQAMAPLEAELIELDWAQIPGQVRAVSAHRSLVVLLTSLDGGAPEEGLIPMAARLAQQHVVVVASVRDPMLGELLAERTTAAQVFRAAAAERALLEREAVSLQLRHLGVEVVDAEPHQLPPALADAYIRLKAAGRL encoded by the coding sequence ATGGCAATTTCGGGACGGTTGGTACTCCTGGCACTCTCCGGGCTTTGCCCTGTGCTCCTTTTCCCGGGGTGGGAGGCTGCGCTGGCCGTGCTCCTGGTCCTGACCGCGCTGGTCCTGGTGGACCTGGGCCTCGCCGCATCTGTAGCTCACGTTTCCGTGGCGCGGTCCACGCCCGGAAATGTCACGCTTGCCGGCACCGCGGACTCGGTGCTCACGGTGCACAACACGGGGAAACGGGCGCTGAGGGCACTGGTGCGCGACGCCTGGCAACCGTCCGCAGGGGCCGTAAACCCGGTCCAGGAAACAGAAGTCCCGCCGGGCGAGAGACGGCGGCTGACCGTCCGGCTGCGGCCTACCAGGAGGGGCGACCTCACCGCGCCGCACGTCACCCTTCGGTCCTTCGGCCCGCTCCGTCTCGCCGCACGCCAAAAAACCCTGGAGTGCCCGGGGTCGGTCCGCGTGCTGCCGCCGTTCAATTCCCGGCGCCACCTCCCCTCGAAGCTGCGGAGGCTCCGGGAACTGGATGGCAAGGCCGCCGTCCAGATCCGTGGCGCCGGCACGGAGTTCGATTCCCTCCGCGACTACGTCCGCGGCGATGATGTCCGCTCCATAGACTGGCGTGCCACGGCGAGGCGGTCCGCCGTCGTGGTCCGCACCTGGCGGCCGGAACGGGACCGGCGGGTGGTGATTATGCTGGACACGTCACGGACTGCCGCAGCCCGCATCAACGACGAACCGCGGCTGGACACCGGGATCGAAGCGGCGCTGCTTCTGGCCGTCCTCGCTGAACGGGGCGGGGACCGGGTGGACTTCTTCGCCTTCGACCGCCGGACGCGGGCCAGGGCCGGAACGGCTGCCGGCGGAAACCTGCTGGGACAGCTCGTACAGGCCATGGCGCCCCTCGAAGCGGAGCTCATCGAGCTTGATTGGGCACAGATTCCCGGGCAGGTCCGGGCCGTTTCCGCGCACCGCTCACTCGTGGTGCTGCTGACGTCGCTCGACGGCGGCGCTCCGGAGGAGGGGCTCATTCCGATGGCGGCGCGGCTGGCCCAGCAGCATGTGGTGGTGGTGGCTTCCGTCCGCGATCCCATGCTGGGCGAGCTGCTGGCGGAACGGACGACGGCGGCGCAGGTGTTCCGCGCGGCGGCGGCGGAACGCGCCCTGCTGGAGCGCGAGGCGGTGAGCCTGCAGCTCCGCCACCTCGGCGTGGAGGTCGTGGATGCGGAACCCCACCAGCTGCCCCCTGCGCTGGCGGACGCCTACATCCGGCTCAAGGCGGCGGGCCGCCTGTGA